One window of Chamaesiphon minutus PCC 6605 genomic DNA carries:
- a CDS encoding N-acetylmuramoyl-L-alanine amidase has product MGRIFICAIYGGYEGAANDPETSGTAPNEAREMVFLRDLIVPELRNRNFEVVAVPDFERPALSIDWIDRRAKPGDIALGIHADAYAHSQTTGVSTFYIAKNGERKNHAQMLLLAFSSRVPDLPSRGAKPDTVTGTGSLAFCRRLSIPSLLMEIGFKIDTEDRERTKAYRREIALGISDGLVTWSRDVQMQATSNDRTVPVHLKVNNEPYPEWGISIDGNVFIPIDLADRLGVNLALNPQMRRIRYRGIVYLKAIELRDLNISIVSEIGRTYNIRSQHSFNADEFDRIMRAGHTTATHLNDFIAANNPEALVEFPKLAETYVEEAKAEGVNYDLAFAQMCLETRFLTFGGAILPEFNNFASLGDRQAEWAKFTNLRLGVRAHIQQLKAYASNDLLVQECVAPRFELVKRGVAPTMRQLNGRWSADGQYTIKIAAILRRLYETAGIF; this is encoded by the coding sequence ATGGGAAGGATTTTTATCTGTGCGATTTATGGTGGCTATGAAGGAGCGGCTAACGATCCAGAAACAAGTGGAACCGCGCCTAATGAAGCCAGAGAAATGGTCTTTCTCCGCGATTTAATCGTCCCAGAATTGCGCAATCGCAACTTTGAAGTCGTCGCCGTACCTGATTTCGAGCGTCCTGCACTGAGTATTGACTGGATCGATAGACGTGCCAAACCTGGTGATATTGCCTTAGGCATTCATGCCGATGCTTACGCTCATTCTCAAACCACCGGAGTGAGTACTTTTTATATTGCTAAAAACGGCGAACGTAAAAATCACGCCCAGATGCTATTGCTTGCTTTCTCCAGTCGCGTTCCCGATTTACCCAGTCGCGGTGCCAAACCCGATACAGTAACGGGTACGGGTAGTTTGGCTTTTTGTCGGCGATTGTCGATTCCATCGCTGTTGATGGAAATTGGCTTTAAAATCGATACTGAAGACCGCGAACGAACCAAAGCGTACCGCCGGGAAATCGCACTGGGAATTTCTGATGGCTTGGTTACCTGGAGTCGCGACGTGCAAATGCAAGCTACCAGCAACGATCGCACCGTACCCGTCCATCTTAAGGTTAATAACGAACCCTATCCCGAATGGGGGATCTCGATCGATGGTAACGTGTTTATCCCGATCGATCTAGCCGATAGATTGGGTGTCAATCTCGCGCTCAATCCGCAGATGCGCCGGATTCGCTATCGCGGCATCGTCTATCTTAAAGCGATCGAATTGCGAGATCTAAATATCTCGATCGTTTCCGAAATTGGGCGCACTTACAATATCCGTTCCCAACATTCTTTTAATGCTGATGAATTCGATCGAATTATGCGTGCGGGTCACACTACCGCGACTCATCTGAACGATTTCATCGCCGCGAATAATCCAGAAGCTCTAGTTGAGTTTCCCAAGCTTGCCGAAACATATGTCGAAGAAGCCAAAGCCGAAGGGGTAAATTACGATCTAGCCTTCGCGCAAATGTGCTTAGAAACCCGCTTTCTGACCTTTGGCGGTGCGATATTGCCAGAATTTAATAATTTTGCCAGTTTGGGTGACAGGCAGGCTGAATGGGCAAAATTCACCAATTTACGATTGGGTGTCCGCGCTCATATTCAACAACTCAAAGCTTATGCCAGCAATGATTTATTAGTGCAAGAATGTGTCGCACCTAGATTTGAATTAGTCAAACGAGGAGTTGCCCCGACGATGCGACAGTTAAACGGTCGTTGGTCGGCAGACGGGCAATATACAATTAAAATCGCCGCCATCCTCCGACGATTGTATGAAACCGCTGGGATTTTTTAG
- a CDS encoding peroxiredoxin — MSRRYFLTNLLAVCVSAILLWGNLVPAAQAMGGKLPTINQPAPTFTLPTNTGAGKVALSDYAGKWLVLYFYPKDFTSGCTLEARKFQQDLPKYQQHQTEIVGVSADSIDSHAEFCDSEGLKFPLLADTDGQVSKAYGSWMGIYSMRHSFIIDPQGILRATFTDVNPIAHSREVLTELDRLQAAKT, encoded by the coding sequence TTGTTGTGGGGAAATCTCGTACCTGCGGCACAGGCGATGGGAGGTAAATTACCAACAATAAATCAACCCGCACCAACATTTACATTGCCAACCAATACTGGCGCAGGCAAAGTCGCCTTGAGTGACTATGCTGGCAAGTGGCTAGTTTTATATTTTTACCCGAAAGATTTCACATCCGGTTGTACGTTAGAAGCGCGGAAATTTCAACAAGATTTGCCAAAATATCAGCAACATCAAACAGAAATTGTGGGCGTAAGTGCTGATTCGATCGATTCTCATGCCGAATTTTGCGATTCGGAAGGGTTAAAGTTTCCGCTTCTAGCCGATACCGACGGCCAAGTTAGCAAAGCCTACGGTTCGTGGATGGGCATTTATTCGATGCGGCACAGTTTTATTATCGATCCTCAAGGAATCTTGCGTGCGACTTTTACAGACGTCAATCCGATCGCGCATAGTCGGGAAGTATTAACCGAACTCGATCGACTTCAAGCCGCCAAAACATAA
- a CDS encoding NADAR family protein, with the protein MTIYFYSDREQPYGCFSNFSRHGFVMDKLWWTTTEHYFQAQKFIGTPYLEQIRSVNTPKDAAIIGRKRSLPLRSDWEQVKDEIMYRAVLCKFQIHLDIREILLATGDEPIVENAPNDYYWGCGKDGTGKNQLGLTLMRVRAMLSI; encoded by the coding sequence TTGACAATATACTTTTATAGCGATCGAGAGCAGCCATATGGTTGCTTTTCAAACTTTTCCAGACATGGCTTTGTCATGGACAAATTGTGGTGGACTACCACAGAACACTACTTCCAGGCCCAAAAATTTATCGGTACGCCCTACCTCGAACAAATTCGATCGGTTAATACGCCTAAAGATGCTGCCATCATCGGCAGAAAACGGAGTTTGCCCCTGCGCAGTGATTGGGAACAAGTTAAAGATGAAATTATGTACAGGGCGGTATTGTGTAAATTTCAAATTCACTTAGACATTCGCGAAATTCTACTCGCAACTGGCGACGAACCGATTGTTGAAAATGCCCCCAATGACTACTATTGGGGCTGCGGCAAAGACGGCACGGGTAAAAATCAACTCGGCTTGACTTTAATGCGAGTCAGAGCGATGTTAAGTATCTAG
- a CDS encoding HhoA/HhoB/HtrA family serine endopeptidase — MSENQEKLPIQDRSPDQAPLDNRIAPAKSTAVNRLRQGSKYVSLLLLSTVASCSFGYLAAKEQLPTSIESPAVANSPVASSGSILATANNSFITQVVDKAGPAVVRINASTTVNTRSATDGSDDPLFRRFFGNGSTSPNRSTEREIRQGTGSGFVIDNNGRIITNAHVVSGASRVTVTLRDGRTIPGRVRGLDLVTDVAVIEVDQKNLPSIPLGNSDLIKSGEWAIAIGNPLGLDNTVTAGIISGTGRTSAEIGARDKRVNYIQTDAAINPGNSGGPLLNAAGQVIGVNTAILRGTQGLGFAIPINTAQRIASQLIANGKVEHPFLGIQMIDLNAQLKEDINSDPNANIKLDVEQGSLIARVVRNSPAASAGIRSGDVIQSVNGKPVQNSNQVQQAIEKTKIGSSFPVQVRRNGQTITLNVTPVAAPPITSAQE; from the coding sequence ATGTCAGAAAACCAAGAAAAATTACCCATTCAAGATCGTTCTCCAGACCAAGCTCCACTTGACAATCGGATCGCGCCAGCTAAAAGTACTGCTGTCAATAGATTGCGTCAAGGTAGTAAATATGTCTCGTTATTGTTGTTAAGTACCGTTGCTAGTTGTTCGTTCGGCTACCTAGCTGCGAAAGAACAATTACCCACGAGCATCGAATCACCAGCAGTAGCTAACTCACCTGTAGCCAGTAGCGGCAGCATCTTAGCTACGGCAAACAATAGTTTTATCACTCAGGTTGTCGATAAAGCAGGCCCTGCTGTAGTCAGAATCAATGCTTCGACTACCGTTAATACGCGTTCGGCAACAGATGGTAGCGACGATCCCCTATTCCGGCGATTTTTTGGTAATGGCTCCACTTCGCCAAATCGATCGACCGAGCGAGAAATCAGACAAGGCACGGGTTCGGGCTTTGTAATCGACAATAATGGGCGCATTATTACTAACGCACACGTTGTCTCTGGCGCATCGAGAGTAACCGTCACTCTCAGAGACGGACGCACGATCCCTGGCAGAGTCAGAGGACTCGATCTAGTCACCGATGTGGCAGTAATCGAAGTTGACCAAAAGAATCTGCCGAGTATCCCATTAGGTAACTCCGATCTTATTAAATCGGGCGAATGGGCGATCGCGATCGGTAATCCCCTTGGCTTGGATAATACTGTTACGGCAGGAATTATCAGCGGTACCGGGCGGACTAGTGCCGAAATTGGCGCGCGAGACAAGCGAGTCAACTATATTCAAACTGATGCGGCGATCAACCCTGGTAACTCTGGTGGACCGTTGCTCAATGCCGCAGGGCAAGTCATTGGCGTAAATACTGCCATCCTGCGCGGTACCCAAGGCTTGGGATTTGCGATCCCCATCAATACTGCCCAACGGATTGCCAGCCAACTGATTGCCAATGGCAAAGTCGAACATCCCTTCTTGGGCATCCAGATGATCGATCTGAATGCTCAGCTCAAAGAAGACATTAATAGCGATCCCAATGCCAATATCAAGCTCGATGTCGAGCAAGGATCGTTAATCGCACGAGTCGTTCGCAACTCGCCCGCAGCATCAGCCGGAATCCGATCTGGGGACGTCATTCAAAGTGTCAATGGCAAACCCGTCCAAAATTCTAATCAGGTGCAACAAGCGATCGAAAAGACGAAGATCGGTAGTAGCTTCCCCGTTCAAGTGCGTCGGAACGGACAGACTATTACACTAAATGTTACCCCTGTCGCCGCACCGCCAATTACCTCAGCACAAGAATAA
- a CDS encoding ArsR/SmtB family transcription factor: protein MKSLKTPPIFCCPPLLAGRLTETEAASAAVLFRVLGEPARLQLLSLIAAQPSGEVCACELVESLGLSQPTVSHHLKVMYEAGLLQKERRGTWIYYRIVQSQLVSLRSVLT, encoded by the coding sequence ATGAAATCTTTAAAAACGCCGCCAATTTTTTGTTGTCCACCTTTGTTAGCAGGTCGTCTAACCGAAACAGAAGCAGCTAGTGCCGCAGTTTTGTTTCGAGTATTAGGCGAACCAGCACGGCTTCAGTTGTTGAGTTTAATTGCTGCCCAGCCAAGTGGAGAGGTGTGTGCTTGCGAATTGGTAGAATCCCTCGGACTGTCGCAGCCCACAGTCAGCCATCACCTCAAAGTCATGTATGAAGCAGGTTTATTACAAAAAGAGCGGCGCGGCACCTGGATCTACTATCGAATCGTCCAATCACAATTAGTATCCTTGCGATCGGTACTGACTTAG
- a CDS encoding DUF4079 domain-containing protein, whose product MGEQLSQLLEPIASQFRALSLPEPLTHWGHPFFMSIVMFAMGGYGAYAGWKGRILTASEPQAAIESKTEHRKIMPVMFAFMAIGATGGVLSLVIQKHAVMSSPHFWTATVLLTFLTVNALIAGTGFGDNKPEFRKFHAYFGSTILILMVVHALMGLKLGLSI is encoded by the coding sequence GTGGGCGAACAGTTATCACAATTATTAGAACCGATCGCGAGTCAATTTCGCGCGCTCTCACTCCCAGAACCGCTCACCCACTGGGGGCATCCATTCTTTATGAGCATCGTTATGTTTGCAATGGGTGGGTATGGTGCCTACGCTGGCTGGAAAGGCAGAATATTAACAGCTAGCGAGCCGCAAGCCGCGATCGAAAGTAAGACCGAGCATCGGAAAATTATGCCAGTCATGTTCGCATTTATGGCGATCGGTGCGACTGGCGGGGTCTTGTCTTTAGTCATTCAAAAACATGCCGTCATGTCCAGTCCTCACTTCTGGACGGCAACTGTGCTGTTAACTTTTCTGACAGTTAATGCCCTAATTGCTGGAACTGGATTCGGCGATAATAAGCCCGAATTTCGGAAGTTTCACGCGTATTTTGGCAGCACGATCCTAATACTCATGGTCGTTCATGCTTTGATGGGCTTGAAATTAGGCTTGTCGATTTAA
- a CDS encoding TspO/MBR family protein: MIKSWLVIGVVAILVAFGLGRLNTPEGYRWFNRQRRPHWLTFEGLIPVIWTVILICGVWSAYNAWEAAASPPWGLMALYLLLEVAIMLYTPSMFWFKNLRAGTIVGAAGWVLGVILAILVYPVSTMATVLLIPYLLWSPIGTYVTWVMEGLN; this comes from the coding sequence ATGATTAAATCTTGGCTGGTAATTGGCGTCGTTGCGATCTTAGTAGCATTCGGGCTGGGACGATTGAATACACCCGAAGGTTATCGCTGGTTCAATCGCCAGCGTCGCCCGCACTGGCTGACATTTGAGGGCTTAATTCCCGTAATTTGGACGGTAATTCTGATTTGTGGCGTTTGGTCGGCATACAATGCTTGGGAAGCCGCCGCCAGCCCACCGTGGGGACTGATGGCACTATATCTGCTCCTAGAGGTGGCAATTATGCTCTACACGCCCTCAATGTTTTGGTTTAAGAATCTTAGAGCGGGCACGATCGTGGGTGCCGCAGGTTGGGTGCTAGGGGTCATTCTGGCCATACTAGTCTACCCCGTCTCTACGATGGCTACCGTTCTCTTAATTCCCTACTTGCTCTGGAGTCCGATCGGTACTTATGTTACCTGGGTAATGGAAGGGTTAAACTGA
- a CDS encoding PstS family phosphate ABC transporter substrate-binding protein gives MNATVNRFLVVLGTIVLVVSSLATANTSAQHQMAQGTAGDAGKTTTPAIRIDGSSTVYPITQAIVKLFQADPSNKGQVEVKVSGTTGGFEKFCNGKTDISNASRPILLAEMETCKKNGVRYMEFPIAFDALTIAINPQNDWAKDITVAELKKLWEPAAQGKIMRWNQVRPSWPDRPLKLFGAGDKSGTFDYFTEAIVGKSKSSRKDYTPSEDDEALVEGISKDPNALGYFGYAYYQENQSKLKLLAVDNGKGAILPSTQTVEKNQYRPLSRPLFIYVNLRSSSNRQLLAKFVTLYINRVSRVADSVGYVPLPNAVRDINYVNFNRGKTGTVFSGKARIDSKISDLLPKKPAY, from the coding sequence ATGAACGCAACAGTGAATAGATTTCTAGTAGTATTAGGCACCATAGTTCTGGTAGTCAGTTCGCTCGCCACAGCAAATACATCAGCCCAACACCAAATGGCACAAGGGACTGCGGGAGATGCCGGAAAAACCACGACACCAGCAATTAGGATTGATGGTTCGAGTACGGTGTATCCGATTACTCAGGCGATCGTCAAGCTGTTTCAAGCAGATCCCAGCAATAAGGGGCAGGTTGAAGTTAAAGTTTCTGGTACGACAGGCGGGTTTGAAAAATTCTGTAATGGTAAAACAGATATTAGTAATGCTTCTCGACCAATTTTGCTAGCAGAGATGGAAACTTGCAAGAAAAATGGGGTGAGATACATGGAGTTTCCGATTGCTTTTGATGCACTGACGATCGCCATCAATCCCCAAAATGATTGGGCAAAAGATATTACTGTCGCCGAGCTGAAAAAGCTCTGGGAGCCTGCAGCGCAGGGTAAAATTATGCGCTGGAACCAAGTGCGTCCCTCTTGGCCCGATCGACCTTTGAAGCTATTTGGCGCGGGTGACAAGTCTGGTACTTTCGATTATTTTACCGAAGCAATCGTAGGGAAATCGAAATCTAGCCGCAAAGACTATACCCCTAGTGAAGATGACGAAGCCTTGGTAGAAGGAATTAGTAAAGATCCAAATGCTTTGGGTTATTTTGGTTATGCTTACTACCAAGAAAACCAAAGTAAGTTAAAACTATTAGCAGTCGATAACGGTAAAGGTGCAATCTTACCATCAACCCAAACTGTAGAGAAAAACCAATATCGACCACTTTCTAGACCGCTATTTATTTATGTCAATCTGCGTTCTAGTTCCAATAGACAGTTACTAGCTAAATTTGTAACACTATATATCAATCGAGTCTCTAGAGTGGCTGATTCTGTAGGATATGTTCCTCTGCCGAATGCAGTTAGAGATATTAATTATGTTAACTTCAATCGCGGTAAAACAGGTACGGTATTTTCTGGCAAAGCCAGAATTGACTCTAAAATTTCAGATTTACTCCCCAAGAAACCAGCTTATTAG
- the arsJ gene encoding organoarsenical effux MFS transporter ArsJ, whose protein sequence is MDSTTASSANFKNYALVTLAYWGFTITDGALRMLVLLYFYNIGYTPIQIASLFLFYEVFGVVTNFLGGWIGSQFGLKVTLYTGIGLQVISLVILSFLNPSWSLWIAVPYVMVAQAFSGIAKDLTKMSSKSAIRLVVPQDAQSSLFKWVAVLTGSKNALKGAGFFVGGALLTAVGFIHALWIMAGGLAVIMFSGLLLPKGIGKIKKKVKFSQLFSKSREINILSAARFFLFGSRDVWFVVGLPVFLRGQLGWSFAQVGGFLACWVIGYGIIQFSAPALLKRFGSGQPPGSKTIQFWTFTLVGVPVAIAIALQLNVPPNLAIVGGLCIFGVVFAFNSAVHSYLVLAFTDDDKVALNVGFYYMANSGGRLAGTVLSGLVYQFYGLVGCLWTSAFFVLSAALVTLKLPDPQPSKAIAWKAGDGD, encoded by the coding sequence ATGGATTCTACTACAGCTTCCAGTGCCAATTTCAAGAACTATGCGCTGGTGACATTAGCTTACTGGGGCTTCACCATTACTGATGGTGCCTTGCGAATGCTGGTGCTGCTCTACTTTTATAACATTGGCTATACCCCAATTCAAATAGCTTCTTTGTTTCTGTTCTACGAAGTCTTCGGTGTAGTTACCAACTTTTTGGGCGGTTGGATTGGCTCTCAGTTTGGCCTGAAAGTGACGCTGTATACAGGGATCGGACTACAGGTAATTTCGCTGGTCATTCTATCTTTCCTCAATCCAAGCTGGTCGCTATGGATTGCCGTCCCGTATGTGATGGTTGCTCAAGCATTTTCGGGGATTGCTAAAGACTTGACTAAGATGAGTTCGAAGAGCGCAATTCGGTTGGTAGTACCTCAAGATGCTCAGTCATCGCTGTTCAAATGGGTGGCAGTGCTGACGGGTTCCAAGAACGCGCTCAAGGGGGCTGGTTTCTTTGTTGGTGGTGCCTTACTGACTGCGGTTGGTTTTATTCATGCCTTGTGGATTATGGCAGGTGGACTTGCTGTAATCATGTTCTCTGGGCTATTGCTGCCCAAAGGGATAGGCAAAATCAAGAAAAAGGTTAAATTTAGCCAACTCTTCTCCAAGAGCCGTGAAATCAATATTCTCTCGGCTGCCCGATTCTTTTTGTTTGGCTCCAGAGATGTCTGGTTTGTGGTGGGTTTGCCAGTCTTTTTGCGGGGACAGTTAGGCTGGTCTTTCGCTCAAGTAGGCGGTTTCTTGGCTTGTTGGGTAATTGGTTACGGCATCATTCAATTTTCGGCACCAGCCCTATTGAAACGGTTTGGATCGGGCCAGCCACCTGGCTCGAAGACGATTCAATTTTGGACATTTACGCTAGTTGGAGTGCCAGTCGCGATCGCGATTGCGCTCCAATTAAATGTCCCGCCGAATCTTGCCATTGTTGGCGGACTGTGTATTTTTGGTGTGGTATTTGCCTTTAACTCGGCTGTTCACTCCTACTTGGTATTAGCATTTACCGACGATGACAAGGTGGCGTTGAATGTTGGCTTTTACTACATGGCAAACTCTGGCGGTCGGTTAGCAGGGACGGTATTATCGGGGCTAGTTTATCAGTTTTATGGGCTGGTGGGTTGCCTGTGGACATCAGCATTCTTTGTACTTTCAGCAGCATTGGTGACGCTGAAGTTACCCGATCCGCAGCCCAGTAAGGCGATCGCTTGGAAGGCTGGCGACGGTGATTGA
- a CDS encoding MIP/aquaporin family protein yields MQHSRELLAEFIGTFVLIFAGTGAVMVDKLSNGAVTHLGISIVFGAVVTALIYSLGHISGAHFNPAVTLAFWRSGFFRRNLVLPCVLAQVLGAIAASLLLRLSLGAVGNLGATMPRDGNWLQSLILETVYPQPKDTTKTTALKAAVEWALTTGKASANDLGYPPLDDALVAKAKAELNKVK; encoded by the coding sequence ATGCAGCACTCTCGTGAATTGTTAGCAGAATTCATTGGCACCTTCGTGTTGATATTTGCTGGCACGGGAGCCGTGATGGTCGATAAACTCAGCAATGGTGCCGTTACCCATCTGGGCATCAGCATTGTGTTTGGCGCGGTGGTAACGGCGTTAATCTATAGCCTTGGTCATATTAGCGGCGCACATTTCAATCCAGCAGTGACTTTAGCTTTTTGGCGCAGTGGTTTTTTTCGGCGTAATTTAGTGTTGCCCTGTGTTTTGGCACAAGTACTAGGCGCGATCGCGGCTTCTCTGCTCTTGCGACTCTCTCTAGGCGCAGTGGGCAATCTTGGCGCGACGATGCCGCGCGACGGAAACTGGTTGCAATCCTTAATTCTAGAGACAGTATACCCACAGCCTAAAGATACCACCAAGACAACAGCATTAAAAGCAGCGGTTGAGTGGGCATTGACGACAGGGAAGGCTTCAGCCAACGATCTGGGCTATCCACCCCTAGATGATGCTTTAGTAGCTAAAGCAAAAGCGGAACTCAATAAAGTTAAATAA
- a CDS encoding dual specificity protein phosphatase family protein, whose product MEQQSTEPIVKNLWWVIPGKLAGVRKPTAAELRELQASGIGAIVSVMHDKSNLELYDRENIPYLWLPIQIASSPSRSQVAELIDFVARYHRQGVGTAVHCTGGLHRTGTMLAAYLILNGSSDEDAIQTIETANSQALLELAQKVFLHSLAAENSNS is encoded by the coding sequence ATGGAGCAGCAATCAACAGAGCCGATCGTGAAGAACTTATGGTGGGTAATTCCTGGCAAACTAGCAGGTGTTCGGAAGCCAACAGCAGCCGAATTACGGGAATTACAAGCGTCGGGAATTGGGGCGATCGTCTCAGTAATGCACGACAAATCTAACCTGGAGTTGTACGATCGGGAAAATATTCCTTACTTATGGCTGCCGATTCAGATTGCTAGTTCGCCCAGTCGATCGCAAGTCGCAGAATTAATCGATTTTGTCGCTCGATATCATCGTCAAGGTGTGGGCACTGCCGTCCATTGCACGGGTGGCTTGCATCGAACGGGCACGATGCTCGCTGCTTATCTAATTTTGAATGGTTCTTCTGACGAAGATGCCATCCAAACGATTGAAACTGCGAACTCACAAGCGTTGCTGGAACTAGCTCAAAAAGTCTTTTTGCACTCTCTAGCTGCGGAAAACAGTAATTCTTAA
- a CDS encoding ArsJ-associated glyceraldehyde-3-phosphate dehydrogenase, producing MTVRVGINGFGRIGRLDLRAAWEWPEIEFVHINEVKGGAEAAAHLLKFDSVHGRWAPDVEAENGKVLIDAKPLTFSEHAQPGDVPWQDLGVDLVLECSGKFRTPATLDPYFKGGVRKVIVAAPVKQEALNIVMGVNDGLYEPDKHHLLTAASCTTNCLAPVVKVIHEGLGIKHGVITTIHDNTNTQTIVDAPHKDLRRARATSLSLIPTSTGSATAIGLIYPELNGKLNGLAVRVPLLNASLTDCVFEVMRSTTIAEVNQLLKTAAEQEPLQGILGYEERPLVSIDYKDDPRSGIIDALSTMVINETQVKILAWYDNEWGYANRMVELARKVALSMD from the coding sequence ATGACAGTACGGGTAGGTATCAATGGATTTGGACGGATTGGACGGCTAGATTTGCGGGCAGCGTGGGAGTGGCCAGAAATAGAATTCGTGCATATTAATGAGGTCAAAGGTGGAGCTGAAGCTGCTGCGCACTTACTCAAGTTTGATTCTGTCCACGGACGTTGGGCACCAGACGTAGAGGCTGAGAACGGGAAAGTCTTGATTGACGCTAAACCCCTAACTTTTAGCGAACATGCTCAACCTGGAGATGTTCCTTGGCAAGATTTGGGTGTCGATCTAGTACTAGAATGCTCTGGTAAATTTAGAACTCCCGCAACTCTCGATCCTTATTTTAAGGGTGGTGTCCGGAAGGTAATTGTAGCTGCTCCGGTGAAGCAAGAAGCCCTGAATATCGTCATGGGAGTCAATGATGGGCTTTACGAGCCGGATAAACATCATCTGCTAACAGCCGCTTCTTGTACTACTAATTGCTTGGCTCCAGTCGTCAAGGTAATTCATGAAGGTTTGGGGATTAAGCATGGAGTAATTACTACTATCCATGACAATACCAATACACAAACGATCGTCGATGCGCCCCATAAAGATTTGCGTCGGGCTAGAGCTACCAGTTTATCCTTGATTCCCACCTCTACCGGATCGGCAACCGCGATCGGCTTAATTTATCCCGAACTGAATGGCAAACTCAATGGTCTAGCGGTGCGTGTGCCTTTACTCAACGCTTCGCTCACAGATTGTGTATTTGAAGTCATGCGATCGACCACTATCGCCGAAGTCAATCAACTACTCAAAACTGCTGCCGAACAGGAACCGCTCCAAGGTATTTTAGGCTATGAGGAACGCCCTTTAGTCTCGATCGATTATAAAGACGACCCTCGCTCTGGGATTATCGATGCGCTCTCGACGATGGTAATCAATGAGACTCAAGTGAAAATCTTAGCTTGGTATGACAATGAGTGGGGCTATGCCAACCGGATGGTCGAACTCGCCCGGAAGGTGGCTCTGAGTATGGATTAG